Proteins from one Polynucleobacter wuianus genomic window:
- a CDS encoding DUF3147 family protein, giving the protein MAWIITKYLLTAGMVVFISEVAKRSDRLGGFIAALPVMTLLTLLTLLWLYLENQPEEKIANHAYYTFWYVIPTLPMFLLFPYLLPKLGFWITMGVCVVVTVICFGLFALVMKGFGI; this is encoded by the coding sequence ATGGCTTGGATCATTACTAAATATCTTCTAACCGCAGGAATGGTTGTATTCATTTCTGAGGTTGCCAAGAGAAGTGACAGATTGGGCGGATTTATTGCGGCATTGCCCGTAATGACTCTTTTAACTCTTTTAACTCTTTTATGGCTTTATTTAGAAAACCAGCCTGAAGAGAAGATAGCTAATCACGCTTATTACACCTTCTGGTATGTGATTCCAACATTGCCTATGTTTCTATTATTTCCATACTTACTTCCAAAGCTGGGGTTCTGGATAACCATGGGTGTATGCGTAGTGGTAACGGTTATTTGCTTTGGATTATTTGCCCTTGTGATGAAGGGTTTTGGGATCTAA